The DNA window AGGCGAAGGGCTGGTCGGCCACCATCGCCTCGGTGCCGGGGGCGACCAGCCACTCCACCTCATAGCCGGCGGCGGCCAGCGACCGGGCCAGCGGTGTGGCCAGCAGCACATCCCCCAGGTAGCGGGTGACGACGACTAGTGCGCGCAACGACTGCAGTGCTGCCAGAGGTAGATGGCGACGAACAGCGCCATGCCCGCTGCCATGGCAAGCGCGTTCTTGTGTTCGCGGTGTTCGCGCACCAGCGCCCATGAATGGGCGCCCCGGGCCGGGTAACCGGTCGGCCGCGGCAAGAAGAGGGGCACCTGCTCCGCCCACTGGTCGTACTCCGCCCCGAAGAGGCGGCGCATGTAGGCGGCCTCGTTGCGCAGCGCCGGGCGGTAGATGACGGTGAAGGCGGCCATCCCCAGCAGCGCCGCCCAGGGATTGGCCGCCATGATGCAGAAACCGGTGAAGATGACACTGTTGAAGAAGTAGAGCGGGTTGCGGGTGTAGCGGTAGGGGCCGGCGGTGGCCAGCTTCCGGTTCTTGTCGATGTAGCCGGATGCCCAGCAGCGGCCGGCTTCGCCTGCCACCACCACCAACCCGCCGATCAGCAGGCCGGGCAGGGTCGGTCGGGCCACGGCAAGCAACAGGATGACCACCGGGGCGGTGGCCCAGATGCGGTGGGCGAAGCACCACGCCTCAAGCCTCGCGTATGCTTGTTGCAGCGCAGCCGTCACATCGCCTCCTTGCGCAACACGGCGACGATCTCGCGGATGGGGAAGAACTTGGAAAACGAGCGCTCAAACCGCTCCTGGCCGAGCAGCGCCTTGAGCAGCCGCGCCGGCAGGGTGTGGCAGCGCAGATTCATCGACACCATGCTGTAGCGGCAGCGGTAGTAGACCGTGCTCTCTTCGGTGAAGTGGCGCAGCGCGTGCGAGCCGAAGTGGTGGTAGTGGGTCGGATCGCCCCAACTGGTCCAGTGGGTGTAGTGCGGGGTCTTGATCTCCACCGTGCCGCCGGGCTTGAGCACGCGCCAGATCTCCTCCATCAGCCCGACCGGATGGCGCATGTGTTCGATCACGTGGCTGCAGATGACATGGTCGAAGCTTGCATCGGCGAAGGGAAGGGGTGCGGCGGCGAAGTCGGCCAGCACATCGGCGGCGGAGTCGGGGTGGTGGTCGACACCGATCGCCCCGGCCGCCTTGTCGCGGCCGCAACCGAGATCGAGCGTCGTCATGCCCGATCGTAGCGGGGCAGGGCGACCGCCCGGGGTGCGGCAGGCGGCCTCATCCCGGCGCCCGGTATCCGGTCAGCCGGCCGATGATGTGGCCGATCTTGATCTTCGCCCGCAACTTGATCGGGATGTGGCGTGGGTCGTCGGTCATCCAGATGGTGATCGCTCCCTTGCTGGAGAAGATGCCTGCGCTCTTGAGACGGGGGGTGACGACAAGGCACTCCACGCGCTCGCCCCAGGGGGCGCGCAGTCGTTCCGTGTCGTCGCCGACGGAGACCTCCACCAGGTAGCGTTTGCGTGCGTCGAACACCGGGATCCGGACGGTCGTCCCCGGATGGAGCGGGAGCCGGCGCACTCTAGTGAAGGCGTCCAGGACGCTCAAATGGCCGGCGGGCACCTCGTAGCGGTCGGTTTTCCCGTTCTGTCGATACTCCACCAGGTTTTTACGCCACAGAAAGCGGGTCTCCTTGTGGGCGCGGTAGCGGTTCTCGTGCTGGTCGAGTACGAAGGAGGTGCTCTGCAGGTGGCCGTCGCGGCAGACGCCGTCGGCGGTGATGGTGTCGCGCACCTTCTTGAACAGGTCGAGGAAGCGGTTGGTGCGTGCCCGGATGCGGATGCGGTAGCCGTCGGCGCCGTGGCGCAGATAACTCAGGGTGGCGCTGCCGCCGTTGATGAACTCCCAATCGACGTCGAAGCGCATCTGCTCGCCGAGCGGCGGCGGGCACT is part of the Zetaproteobacteria bacterium genome and encodes:
- a CDS encoding isoprenylcysteine carboxylmethyltransferase family protein → MTAALQQAYARLEAWCFAHRIWATAPVVILLLAVARPTLPGLLIGGLVVVAGEAGRCWASGYIDKNRKLATAGPYRYTRNPLYFFNSVIFTGFCIMAANPWAALLGMAAFTVIYRPALRNEAAYMRRLFGAEYDQWAEQVPLFLPRPTGYPARGAHSWALVREHREHKNALAMAAGMALFVAIYLWQHCSRCAH
- a CDS encoding SAM-dependent methyltransferase codes for the protein MTTLDLGCGRDKAAGAIGVDHHPDSAADVLADFAAAPLPFADASFDHVICSHVIEHMRHPVGLMEEIWRVLKPGGTVEIKTPHYTHWTSWGDPTHYHHFGSHALRHFTEESTVYYRCRYSMVSMNLRCHTLPARLLKALLGQERFERSFSKFFPIREIVAVLRKEAM
- a CDS encoding DUF3108 domain-containing protein, yielding MRSGHHVSRFAGCRPWLWCCALLLVPPSAPATAGECPPPLGEQMRFDVDWEFINGGSATLSYLRHGADGYRIRIRARTNRFLDLFKKVRDTITADGVCRDGHLQSTSFVLDQHENRYRAHKETRFLWRKNLVEYRQNGKTDRYEVPAGHLSVLDAFTRVRRLPLHPGTTVRIPVFDARKRYLVEVSVGDDTERLRAPWGERVECLVVTPRLKSAGIFSSKGAITIWMTDDPRHIPIKLRAKIKIGHIIGRLTGYRAPG